A single window of Nocardioides kongjuensis DNA harbors:
- the argH gene encoding argininosuccinate lyase, which produces MSTNTGKLWGGRFEGGPSPELDALSRSTHFDWRLGLYDIAGSHAHAKALGAAGLLTADEEAELHRGLDVLAARFTDGSLQPDPSDEDVHGALERLLIGEVGPDVGGKLRAGRSRNDQIATLFRCYLLDHSLTVAGLVLDLVDALAGQAEQHLTSVDGGPAVMPGRTHLQHAQPVLLSHHLLAHAWALLRDVERLGDWRRRVAGDSPYGSGALAGQSLGLDPELVARELGFTGSTANSIDGTASRDFVAEFAYVAAQTGIDVSRIAEEVILWATKEFGFATLHDSWSTGSSIMPQKKNPDISELARGKAGRLVGNLTGLLTTLKALPLAYNRDLQEDKEPVFDSVDTLEVLLPAFTGQVATLVFDTDRMGELAPQGFSLATDIAEWLVKQGVPFRIAHELAGACVRECEGLGIELDQLTDEQFAAISPHLTPEVRSVLTVEGSVASRDGRGGTAPVRVAEQLADLRKRVQDARAAR; this is translated from the coding sequence ATGAGCACCAATACCGGCAAGCTGTGGGGCGGACGCTTCGAGGGCGGACCCTCGCCGGAGCTGGACGCGTTGTCGCGCTCGACCCACTTCGACTGGCGCCTGGGGCTCTACGACATCGCCGGCTCCCACGCCCACGCCAAGGCGCTCGGCGCCGCGGGCCTGCTCACCGCCGACGAGGAGGCCGAGCTGCACCGCGGCCTCGACGTCCTGGCTGCCCGGTTCACCGACGGCTCGCTGCAGCCGGATCCCTCCGACGAGGACGTCCACGGCGCCCTCGAGCGGCTGCTCATCGGGGAGGTCGGACCCGACGTCGGCGGCAAGCTGCGCGCCGGCCGTTCGCGCAACGACCAGATCGCCACGCTCTTCCGGTGCTACCTGCTCGACCACTCGCTCACCGTGGCCGGCCTGGTCCTCGACCTGGTCGACGCGCTCGCCGGACAGGCCGAGCAGCACCTCACCTCGGTCGACGGGGGACCGGCGGTCATGCCGGGCCGCACCCACCTCCAGCACGCCCAGCCGGTGCTGCTCTCGCACCACCTGCTCGCGCACGCCTGGGCCCTGCTCCGCGACGTCGAGCGGCTCGGCGACTGGCGCCGGCGCGTGGCCGGCGACTCGCCGTACGGCTCCGGTGCCCTGGCCGGCCAGAGCCTCGGCCTCGACCCCGAGCTGGTCGCCCGAGAGCTCGGCTTCACCGGCTCCACCGCCAACTCCATCGACGGTACGGCCTCGCGCGACTTCGTCGCCGAGTTCGCCTACGTTGCCGCGCAGACCGGGATTGACGTCAGCCGGATCGCGGAGGAGGTCATCCTCTGGGCGACCAAGGAGTTCGGCTTCGCGACGCTGCACGACTCCTGGTCGACGGGGTCGAGCATCATGCCGCAGAAGAAGAACCCCGACATCTCCGAGCTCGCCCGCGGCAAGGCCGGACGTCTCGTCGGCAACCTGACAGGACTGCTCACCACCCTCAAGGCCCTCCCGCTCGCCTACAACCGCGACCTCCAGGAGGACAAGGAGCCGGTCTTCGACTCCGTCGACACCCTCGAGGTGCTGCTCCCGGCCTTCACCGGTCAGGTCGCGACCCTCGTCTTCGACACCGACCGGATGGGGGAGCTCGCCCCCCAGGGCTTCTCGCTCGCCACCGACATCGCCGAGTGGCTCGTCAAGCAGGGCGTGCCGTTCCGGATCGCCCACGAGCTCGCCGGTGCCTGCGTCCGCGAGTGCGAGGGCCTCGGCATCGAGCTCGACCAGCTCACCGACGAGCAGTTCGCCGCCATCTCGCCCCACCTGACCCCCGAGGTCCGCTCGGTGCTGACGGTCGAGGGATCGGTGGCCTCGCGCGACGGCCGGGGCGGCACGGCACCGGTCCGGGTGGCCGAACAGCTCGCTGACCTGCGCAAACGCGTCCAGGACGCCCGCGCCGCGCGCTGA